A DNA window from Acidimicrobiales bacterium contains the following coding sequences:
- the pstA gene encoding phosphate ABC transporter permease PstA: MALSRPTDQPTAERVRAQIQRKRSDTTGTVFKWTLLLALLLSLTILAVLIVDVTTDGWSFLSGDIGAFLQGTLRSRPDDPVLGVHQGLVGSFWIAVMVAALSFPIGIGSAIYLEEYATRNRFTRFIEVNIRNLAGVPSVVYGLLGLYIFVENVGFMSAFTGGRQTALSGGLTIAILVLPIVIITAQEAVRAVPQALKEGAYGVGATRWEVTRTQILPYAAPGILTGTLLSMSRAIGEAAPLIVIGAVSGRLGNDPGFFAFDQLDDAFTAMPIVITTWTRQPEDEFRQAAAAAIVVLLVFVLVLNATAIFLRNYFEKKRG, translated from the coding sequence GGAACGGTCTTCAAGTGGACGCTGCTCCTCGCGCTCCTGCTCTCTCTCACGATTCTCGCAGTTCTCATCGTCGACGTGACGACCGATGGCTGGAGCTTCCTGTCCGGCGACATCGGGGCGTTCCTCCAGGGCACGTTGCGCTCCAGACCCGACGACCCCGTCCTGGGCGTCCACCAGGGCCTCGTCGGCTCGTTCTGGATCGCTGTGATGGTTGCCGCGCTGTCGTTCCCGATCGGCATCGGTTCGGCCATATACCTCGAGGAGTACGCCACGCGGAACCGTTTCACGCGTTTCATCGAGGTGAACATCCGCAACCTGGCGGGCGTTCCGTCGGTGGTCTACGGCCTTCTCGGTCTCTACATTTTCGTGGAGAACGTCGGCTTCATGTCGGCGTTCACCGGAGGGCGCCAGACCGCGCTGTCAGGCGGCCTGACCATCGCCATTCTGGTCCTCCCCATCGTGATCATCACGGCCCAGGAGGCCGTGAGGGCCGTGCCCCAGGCGCTCAAGGAGGGCGCCTACGGTGTCGGGGCCACTCGGTGGGAGGTCACCAGGACGCAGATCCTCCCCTACGCCGCCCCGGGAATCCTCACGGGGACGCTCTTGTCGATGTCGCGGGCCATCGGTGAGGCCGCCCCGCTGATCGTCATCGGGGCCGTCAGCGGCCGCCTCGGCAACGACCCGGGCTTCTTTGCCTTCGACCAACTCGACGACGCCTTCACGGCGATGCCGATCGTCATCACGACCTGGACGCGACAGCCCGAGGACGAGTTCCGGCAGGCGGCCGCCGCAGCGATCGTCGTACTGTTGGTGTTCGTACTCGTTCTCAACGCAACTGCGATCTTTCTGAGGAACTACTTCGAGAAGAAGCGAGGCTGA
- the pstB gene encoding phosphate ABC transporter ATP-binding protein PstB translates to MTSTETGTDTVPLSRRPVAPEATPGGSPDPAEQAKVVFRCEEMSVFYGAFRAVRDVNLQIHEHEITAFIGPSGCGKTTVLRCFNRMNDLIDGARVEGLLEFHGLDLYDSQVDAVEVRRRIGMVFQKPNPFPKSIYDNIAYGPRITGMAKKKSDLDDIVENSLKRSALWDEVKDRLADSAFGLSGGQQQRLCIARAIAVDPDVLLMDEPCSALDPIATPRIEDLMQEIKGDFTIVIVTHNMQQAARVSDRTAFFTAQIDSDTDQRTGLLVEYAATDKIFSNPDDERTEAYVTGRFG, encoded by the coding sequence ATGACATCGACTGAGACCGGAACCGACACCGTGCCGTTGTCGAGGCGCCCCGTGGCCCCCGAGGCGACGCCGGGTGGGTCGCCGGATCCCGCCGAGCAGGCGAAGGTCGTTTTCCGCTGCGAGGAGATGTCAGTGTTCTACGGGGCTTTCCGCGCCGTACGTGATGTCAACCTTCAGATCCACGAGCACGAGATCACGGCGTTCATCGGGCCATCGGGCTGTGGCAAGACGACCGTCCTGCGCTGCTTCAACCGGATGAACGACCTCATCGACGGTGCGCGCGTCGAGGGGCTTCTGGAGTTCCACGGCCTCGACCTGTACGACTCGCAGGTGGACGCCGTCGAGGTGCGTCGACGGATCGGCATGGTCTTCCAGAAGCCGAACCCGTTCCCCAAGTCCATCTACGACAACATCGCCTACGGCCCCCGGATCACGGGGATGGCGAAGAAGAAGAGCGACCTCGACGACATCGTGGAGAACTCGCTCAAGCGGTCAGCCCTGTGGGACGAGGTCAAGGATCGCCTGGCGGACTCGGCTTTCGGCCTGTCGGGCGGGCAGCAGCAGCGGCTGTGCATCGCCCGGGCCATCGCCGTGGATCCTGACGTCCTGCTGATGGACGAACCCTGCTCGGCGCTCGATCCGATCGCAACGCCGCGCATCGAGGACCTGATGCAGGAGATCAAGGGGGACTTCACGATCGTGATCGTCACCCACAACATGCAACAGGCCGCACGGGTCTCGGACCGGACCGCCTTCTTCACCGCTCAGATCGACTCCGACACCGATCAGCGCACCGGTCTGCTGGTCGAGTACGCCGCGACCGACAAGATCTTCTCGAACCCCGACGACGAGCGCACCGAGGCGTACGTCACCGGTCGCTTCGGCTGA
- the phoU gene encoding phosphate signaling complex protein PhoU yields the protein MEDLRKVFHKELDEIRDDIVRMAALVTECIPRGTEAFLDMDLVAAQRLIDDDDILDELSVDFEERCYQLVARQAPMASDLRAIMAALTMNSEIERSGDLVVNIAKATRRVYGSTFDPRLRGMLQEMSGEAQRLFRFAIDAYVEGDVGLAAALDDIDDRLDELNHEVVGLIFAAHTAGDIDLQAAVQLALIARYYERIGDHAVNIGERVRYMVTGWLKENTGASRAKVARTHSPLGAAVADGPFADDSPLDAAGGGDESP from the coding sequence ATGGAAGATCTTCGGAAGGTGTTCCACAAGGAACTCGACGAGATCCGCGACGACATCGTGCGGATGGCGGCGCTCGTCACCGAGTGCATCCCCCGTGGGACCGAGGCGTTCCTCGACATGGATCTCGTGGCGGCCCAGCGCCTCATCGACGACGATGACATCCTCGACGAGCTCTCCGTGGACTTCGAGGAGCGCTGCTACCAGCTCGTGGCGCGGCAGGCGCCGATGGCCAGCGACCTGCGGGCGATCATGGCGGCGCTCACGATGAACTCGGAGATCGAGCGATCCGGCGACCTCGTGGTGAACATCGCCAAGGCCACCCGCCGGGTCTACGGCTCCACGTTCGACCCCCGCCTGCGCGGGATGCTCCAGGAGATGAGCGGCGAGGCTCAGCGGCTCTTCCGCTTCGCCATCGACGCCTACGTCGAGGGCGACGTCGGGCTGGCCGCCGCGCTCGACGACATCGACGACCGTCTCGACGAACTCAACCACGAGGTGGTCGGTCTCATCTTCGCCGCCCACACGGCCGGCGACATCGACCTGCAGGCCGCGGTCCAGTTGGCCCTCATCGCCCGCTACTACGAGCGGATCGGCGATCACGCCGTCAACATCGGTGAGCGCGTGCGCTACATGGTGACGGGTTGGTTGAAGGAGAATACCGGCGCGTCGCGCGCCAAGGTGGCCCGTACCCACTCGCCGCTCGGAGCAGCCGTAGCCGATGGGCCCTTCGCCGACGACAGCCCGCTCGACGCTGCGGGCGGAGGCGACGAGAGCCCGTGA
- a CDS encoding ATP-binding protein translates to MTAVVALLAGLVGLLLASSVALVWQRAQVKRVLRRTVADHGGVPLPVAAPTLDHIDRLDRVITRLEEGDAVAMADLRRLEAAASSMTQGAVVCATDGEVVFRNAFADTFIQARHGDALVAAAVTELLDAARHGAAAEKEIELFGPPRRTLLVSALPIADGAIALIDEITEHVRLDAMRRDFIANISHELRTPVGALSLLAETLADEQDPGLRNQLTHRLTVESARIARTIDELIELSRIEHNEDGQANPVVMQAVVGEAVDRVHPASDQKSLDLGVVVPDAPITVIGDRRQLTSALFNLLDNAVKYTDPGGSIGVRLRVGAETVELAVRDTGIGIPAKDLDRIFERFYRVDRARAGGTGGVGLGLAIVRHVVTNHLGQLHVESREGEGTTFTISLPLGPVESSVETPDHSEVT, encoded by the coding sequence ATGACCGCCGTCGTCGCGCTCCTCGCCGGCCTCGTGGGCCTGCTGCTCGCGTCGTCGGTCGCTCTCGTGTGGCAGCGGGCCCAGGTCAAGCGGGTGCTTCGCCGCACAGTGGCCGACCACGGCGGCGTCCCGCTTCCGGTTGCGGCACCGACTCTGGACCACATCGACCGCCTCGACCGGGTGATCACCCGGCTCGAGGAAGGCGATGCCGTCGCGATGGCCGACCTGCGCCGCCTCGAGGCGGCGGCGTCGTCGATGACCCAGGGGGCCGTCGTCTGCGCCACGGACGGCGAGGTGGTGTTCCGCAACGCCTTCGCCGACACGTTCATCCAGGCTCGCCACGGCGACGCCCTCGTCGCCGCGGCAGTGACCGAGCTACTCGACGCCGCTCGTCACGGCGCGGCTGCCGAAAAGGAGATCGAGCTGTTCGGGCCGCCACGCCGGACACTGCTGGTGAGCGCCCTGCCCATCGCTGACGGCGCGATCGCGCTGATCGACGAGATCACCGAGCACGTGCGCCTCGATGCGATGCGCCGTGACTTCATCGCCAACATCAGTCACGAGCTGCGGACTCCTGTCGGGGCTCTCAGCCTTCTCGCGGAGACACTCGCGGACGAGCAGGATCCGGGGCTGCGCAATCAACTCACGCACAGGCTGACGGTCGAGTCCGCTCGCATCGCCCGCACGATCGACGAGTTGATCGAACTCAGCCGCATCGAGCACAACGAGGACGGTCAGGCGAACCCCGTCGTGATGCAGGCGGTGGTCGGTGAAGCCGTCGACCGCGTGCACCCGGCGTCGGACCAGAAGAGTCTCGACCTCGGCGTAGTGGTTCCCGACGCCCCCATCACGGTCATCGGCGATCGTCGCCAGCTGACCTCGGCGTTGTTCAATCTCCTCGACAACGCCGTCAAGTACACCGACCCGGGTGGATCGATCGGCGTGCGACTCCGTGTCGGTGCCGAAACGGTCGAGCTCGCGGTGCGCGATACCGGCATCGGGATCCCCGCCAAGGATCTCGACCGCATCTTCGAGCGCTTCTACCGGGTCGACCGGGCCCGCGCGGGCGGCACGGGCGGCGTGGGCCTCGGACTCGCGATCGTGCGCCACGTCGTCACGAACCATCTCGGACAACTCCACGTCGAGTCACGGGAGGGCGAGGGGACGACGTTCACCATCTCGCTCCCGCTCGGTCCGGTGGAGTCGTCCGTCGAGACCCCCGACCACAGCGAGGTCACGTGA
- a CDS encoding response regulator transcription factor, whose product MSPANPTKVLVVEDEESFVDALKIGLAREGFIVDIARDGREALDRFAADEPDLILLDVMLPRISGVDVCREIRSRSQVPIIMITAKGEEIDTVVGLEVGADDYVTKPYRFRELMARIRAVLRRTAALPAMPTSIADVVEVGDVKVDAERHEVTIRGDAVSLPLKEFDLLTLLMENAGRVLTRETLIDRVWGSDYVGDTKTLDVHVKRLRSKVETDPSNPSRIVTIRGLGYKYVGD is encoded by the coding sequence GTGAGCCCAGCCAACCCCACCAAGGTTCTCGTCGTCGAGGACGAGGAGTCCTTCGTCGACGCGCTGAAGATCGGCCTCGCCCGTGAGGGCTTCATCGTCGATATCGCCCGCGACGGGCGTGAGGCACTGGACCGTTTCGCGGCCGACGAACCCGATCTCATCCTGCTCGACGTGATGTTGCCGCGGATCTCCGGCGTAGACGTCTGTCGCGAGATCCGGAGCCGCTCACAGGTCCCGATCATCATGATCACCGCCAAGGGCGAGGAGATCGACACGGTCGTCGGTCTCGAGGTCGGTGCCGACGACTACGTGACGAAGCCGTATCGCTTCCGCGAGCTGATGGCCCGCATCAGAGCCGTGCTGCGACGCACGGCGGCGTTGCCCGCGATGCCGACGTCGATCGCCGACGTCGTCGAAGTCGGTGATGTCAAGGTCGACGCCGAGCGTCACGAGGTCACCATCCGCGGTGACGCCGTCAGCCTCCCGCTCAAGGAGTTCGACCTGCTGACCCTCCTGATGGAGAACGCGGGCCGGGTACTGACGCGCGAGACGTTGATCGACAGGGTGTGGGGATCGGACTACGTCGGTGACACGAAGACGCTCGACGTGCACGTCAAGCGTCTCCGGTCGAAGGTGGAGACGGACCCGTCGAACCCGTCGCGCATCGTGACGATCCGTGGGCTCGGCTACAAGTACGTAGGCGACTGA
- a CDS encoding MFS transporter has translation MTDGPGDWRELRAPRRPRSGDDEARKTPATLSPFVRLARVHALSAAGDGMIAVALAGSLFFSIDPSAARSKVLLYLLLTMAPFALVGPLIGPALDRARGGRRMMVVLLNLGRVLVAFFMIGNIDNLLLFPLAFATLVFGKGYAVAKAAIVPSTVRSHSELVERNSRLAVLSGISGFAGAVPAGLLQIIGGPEWAVGLAMVTFAVAVFFSFQLPRTAVTDDTADEVEESELRSAGIRLAVSATAVLRGTVGFTLFLIAFGFRGGADDVDLTGIGTAVGAGVRNAMGFAVDSDADLPAWKLGIVVIFSVGGALAGSFLAPRIRRTTPEENMLLGALVITVASGILAAWMGGLRGAIVMVFGVGVTASAGKVAFDSIVQRDAPDASHGASFGRFETRFQIAWVIGGVIPVLIRIPVSAGFALISLAAFAAALSYFAGSRGAKAGRTTPRRRPRTPRQALATLRETANDLGREARAVAESRREDPVPPEWALGAVMADPEPFDDEGGEPTAALPFDSELTRELPRDDDGDDDEAPPPPPPLDDATLPLPFDDDGSADSGDEDGRPAGWHDHI, from the coding sequence GTGACCGACGGACCCGGCGACTGGAGAGAGCTCCGGGCGCCTCGTCGTCCCCGGTCCGGGGACGACGAGGCCCGCAAGACACCGGCCACGTTGAGTCCCTTCGTCCGACTGGCCCGGGTGCACGCGTTGTCGGCTGCGGGGGACGGCATGATCGCCGTGGCTCTCGCCGGTTCCCTCTTCTTCTCCATCGACCCGAGTGCCGCCCGCTCGAAGGTCCTTCTGTACCTGTTGTTGACGATGGCACCTTTCGCCCTCGTCGGACCGCTCATCGGACCGGCTCTGGACCGAGCGCGCGGCGGTCGACGGATGATGGTGGTGCTGTTGAACCTCGGCCGGGTGCTGGTCGCGTTCTTCATGATCGGCAACATCGACAACCTCCTGTTGTTCCCTCTCGCATTCGCGACCCTCGTGTTCGGAAAGGGGTACGCGGTCGCGAAAGCGGCGATCGTCCCGTCGACGGTCCGCTCCCACAGCGAACTCGTCGAGAGGAACTCGCGACTGGCTGTCCTGTCGGGAATCTCCGGGTTCGCCGGCGCGGTCCCCGCGGGCCTGCTGCAGATCATCGGCGGTCCCGAGTGGGCGGTGGGCCTGGCCATGGTCACCTTCGCCGTCGCAGTCTTCTTCTCGTTCCAGCTGCCGCGCACAGCTGTGACCGACGACACGGCCGACGAGGTCGAGGAGAGCGAACTCCGCAGTGCGGGAATCCGTCTGGCGGTCTCCGCGACGGCGGTTCTGCGCGGGACCGTCGGATTCACCCTCTTCCTCATCGCGTTCGGTTTCCGCGGGGGCGCGGACGACGTGGACCTGACCGGCATCGGAACCGCTGTCGGTGCCGGCGTGCGCAACGCCATGGGCTTCGCGGTCGACAGCGATGCCGATCTGCCGGCGTGGAAGTTGGGCATCGTCGTCATCTTCAGCGTCGGCGGCGCCCTGGCGGGTTCGTTCCTCGCGCCGAGGATCAGGCGGACCACCCCTGAGGAGAACATGCTTCTCGGGGCGCTGGTGATCACCGTCGCGTCGGGGATACTCGCCGCGTGGATGGGCGGCCTGCGCGGCGCGATCGTGATGGTCTTCGGCGTCGGCGTGACGGCCTCCGCCGGAAAGGTCGCCTTCGACTCGATCGTCCAGCGGGACGCCCCCGATGCCAGCCACGGTGCGTCGTTCGGTCGTTTCGAGACGCGCTTTCAGATCGCGTGGGTGATCGGCGGTGTCATCCCGGTCCTGATCAGGATCCCGGTGTCGGCCGGCTTCGCTCTGATCTCGCTGGCGGCGTTCGCCGCCGCGCTGTCGTACTTCGCGGGGTCCCGCGGTGCCAAGGCCGGACGCACGACGCCGCGCCGCCGACCGCGCACCCCCAGACAGGCACTTGCGACCCTGAGGGAGACCGCGAACGACCTCGGTCGTGAGGCGCGCGCTGTCGCGGAGTCCCGACGCGAGGACCCTGTTCCGCCCGAGTGGGCGCTCGGAGCCGTGATGGCCGACCCCGAACCCTTCGACGACGAGGGTGGTGAGCCGACGGCGGCGTTGCCGTTCGACTCCGAACTCACGAGGGAACTGCCACGCGACGACGACGGAGACGACGACGAGGCGCCCCCGCCACCGCCGCCTCTCGACGATGCGACGTTACCCCTGCCGTTCGACGACGACGGCTCAGCGGACTCCGGTGACGAGGATGGCCGCCCGGCCGGTTGGCACGACCACATCTGA
- a CDS encoding zinc-dependent metalloprotease has product MSGQDPTGSDDPFGDLGFLGDLARMLSNQSGGTWDAARQLAVTVATDGRSEPNVDPGARIALEQIARAAELRVAEATGLSTGGIDVVAVTRSMWASRSVDAYRPVLEHMRGAFSPPVDDTGDPAMAMMGSLFSAMGPMMLGLAAGSMVGHLARHSLGQYDLPLPRASRDLLLVPANIDEVVADWSLAADDLRMWVCVNEFASHVVLSVPHVHERFNKLLHDYAAAFEPDAGRLEEQLGGLDPTDPTALANLQERFGDPDVLFGAIISDRQRELLVPLTALVTTVVGYTDHITDEVGARMLTDPVRIAEALRRRRVEASSADRFVERLLGLDLTQDVYDRGRAFIDGVVERAGADALGSLWSEERFLPTPNEVDAPGLWLARIELPTD; this is encoded by the coding sequence GTGAGCGGTCAGGATCCAACCGGCAGCGACGATCCCTTCGGGGACCTCGGCTTCCTCGGAGATCTGGCCCGCATGCTCTCCAACCAGAGCGGCGGGACCTGGGACGCTGCACGGCAACTGGCTGTGACGGTCGCCACCGATGGGCGCAGCGAGCCGAACGTCGATCCCGGCGCCCGGATCGCGCTCGAACAGATCGCCCGCGCAGCCGAGCTACGCGTCGCAGAGGCGACGGGGTTGTCGACGGGCGGAATCGACGTCGTTGCGGTGACCCGGTCGATGTGGGCCTCGCGTTCGGTCGATGCCTACCGACCGGTCCTCGAGCACATGCGCGGGGCCTTCTCCCCTCCCGTCGACGACACCGGCGACCCCGCCATGGCCATGATGGGGAGCCTGTTCTCGGCGATGGGGCCGATGATGCTCGGCCTCGCGGCCGGCTCGATGGTGGGTCATCTCGCCCGCCACAGCCTGGGTCAGTACGACCTCCCGCTGCCGCGGGCGAGCCGTGACCTGCTCCTCGTGCCGGCCAACATCGACGAGGTCGTCGCCGACTGGTCGCTGGCCGCTGACGACCTGCGCATGTGGGTCTGCGTCAACGAGTTCGCGTCACACGTCGTGTTGTCGGTGCCCCACGTCCACGAGCGCTTCAACAAGCTCCTCCACGATTACGCCGCCGCCTTCGAACCCGACGCTGGACGTCTCGAAGAACAACTCGGTGGTCTCGACCCGACGGACCCGACGGCGCTCGCGAACCTGCAGGAACGCTTCGGCGACCCCGATGTCCTCTTCGGGGCGATCATCTCGGACCGCCAACGGGAACTGCTGGTCCCACTGACGGCGCTGGTCACCACGGTCGTCGGCTATACGGACCACATCACCGACGAGGTCGGCGCACGGATGCTGACGGACCCCGTCCGAATCGCGGAGGCGCTGCGGCGACGGCGGGTCGAGGCATCGTCGGCGGACCGCTTCGTCGAGCGGCTGCTGGGGCTGGATCTGACCCAGGACGTCTACGACCGGGGACGGGCGTTCATCGACGGCGTCGTCGAGCGTGCCGGAGCCGACGCGCTCGGGTCGCTGTGGTCCGAGGAGCGCTTCCTCCCCACGCCCAACGAGGTCGATGCGCCCGGCCTGTGGCTGGCCCGGATCGAGTTGCCGACGGACTGA
- a CDS encoding NAD-dependent epimerase/dehydratase family protein, producing the protein MALSVLVTGIGGVVGSRVASRLVDDPAVSVLAGVDRHQRVLDRVTVHRADLLADDLEPVFAGMDVVVHLATTFSPSSAGEEVARADVALLRRVLDASSAAGVTRLVLVSTAMVYGAWANNPTPLTEAAPLRPNPDFAYAVSRAEMERAAQAWAEEVGATLVVLRPTTTVAGDASSWVADSLREVGRLAVGDEDPAVQYLHLDDLVEAVVLATTTIAAGVYNVAPDESAPRSQIRRLSGAVPRARLTEDAARRVVSFRRRAGLARTSPGILPYTVHRWVVANDRLRGSGWEPSYSNAEAYVEAHSARPWAMLNSKRRQQIALGGLGAAAVTGAAAGAWVWRSMRRRR; encoded by the coding sequence ATGGCCCTGTCCGTCCTCGTCACCGGTATCGGTGGTGTCGTCGGCTCGCGGGTAGCGAGCCGACTTGTGGACGATCCCGCGGTCAGTGTCCTCGCCGGGGTCGATCGTCACCAGCGTGTTCTCGATCGTGTGACGGTGCACCGCGCCGATCTCCTCGCCGACGATCTCGAACCGGTCTTCGCCGGAATGGACGTCGTGGTCCATCTGGCCACCACCTTCTCGCCGTCGTCGGCGGGCGAGGAAGTGGCCCGCGCCGACGTCGCACTGCTGCGGCGGGTACTCGACGCGTCGTCCGCCGCAGGCGTCACCCGCCTCGTGCTCGTCTCGACGGCGATGGTCTACGGCGCATGGGCCAACAATCCGACACCGCTGACCGAAGCGGCGCCTCTGCGACCGAACCCGGACTTCGCGTACGCCGTGTCGCGGGCCGAGATGGAGAGGGCGGCGCAGGCCTGGGCCGAGGAGGTCGGAGCGACGCTCGTCGTGTTGCGGCCGACGACGACGGTCGCCGGCGACGCGTCGAGCTGGGTGGCCGATTCGCTGCGTGAGGTCGGTCGCCTGGCCGTCGGCGACGAAGATCCCGCGGTCCAGTACCTCCATCTCGATGACCTCGTCGAGGCGGTCGTCCTCGCAACGACGACGATCGCCGCCGGCGTCTACAACGTGGCGCCTGACGAGTCCGCCCCGAGGTCGCAGATCCGACGGCTCAGCGGCGCCGTGCCGCGTGCCCGACTCACCGAGGATGCTGCTCGCCGGGTCGTCTCGTTCCGTCGACGCGCAGGGCTGGCACGCACGTCTCCGGGGATCCTGCCCTACACCGTTCACCGGTGGGTGGTGGCCAACGATCGTCTGCGCGGCTCGGGCTGGGAGCCGTCGTACTCGAACGCCGAGGCCTACGTGGAGGCTCATTCGGCCCGCCCGTGGGCGATGCTCAACTCGAAGCGGCGCCAGCAGATCGCGCTTGGCGGTCTCGGAGCGGCCGCCGTCACCGGGGCCGCGGCGGGTGCGTGGGTCTGGCGCTCGATGCGCCGCCGTCGCTGA
- a CDS encoding S1C family serine protease, with protein MYPEDFDPGDDDHVAPLLPPEDRVWRHPSEMAAERRAAADAQRAPTAGRRRLTGVGATALGVLGGGLLLAGLALTLGSVSGGGEQTITGEGDLLPVSRSFSVPDTSWTDELQAAVDASTPIVTVTGPDGTTVGAGLVFSHGHILTSLSLVQSGTVEVTAGRFTRTGLLIGTDPLNDLAVLAVDDVYEVADLGLGDNVRLGQYAIVHDVAAETLRVDGRVLSLARSVDFADTRLHGLLAYSSPEGAPIPGAAVFDAEGRVIGVTVAATTGDDALGLAVPIESAVRVGTSLVDYGTPDHPWLGIQGADADQDRLDGLPVDGGVVVLHAFTDGPAARAGLLPGDIVTEVANTPVRTMSDLVMTIRYTGPDAPVVVRYLRNGIERTTEVTLGHRSESPVAAD; from the coding sequence ATGTATCCGGAGGACTTCGACCCGGGCGACGACGACCACGTCGCCCCTCTGTTGCCTCCCGAGGACCGGGTCTGGCGACACCCCTCGGAGATGGCGGCTGAACGTCGCGCCGCGGCGGATGCACAGCGCGCGCCCACCGCCGGGCGTCGGCGACTCACCGGGGTCGGCGCCACCGCGCTCGGCGTCCTCGGCGGAGGGCTGCTGCTCGCAGGCCTCGCCCTGACCCTCGGATCCGTCAGTGGCGGCGGCGAACAGACCATCACCGGCGAGGGCGACCTGCTTCCTGTCAGCCGGTCCTTCTCGGTCCCCGACACCAGCTGGACCGACGAACTGCAGGCCGCGGTCGACGCCTCGACGCCGATCGTCACCGTGACGGGTCCCGACGGCACGACCGTCGGAGCCGGCCTCGTCTTCAGCCACGGCCACATCCTGACAAGTCTCTCCCTCGTCCAGAGCGGAACGGTCGAGGTGACCGCGGGACGTTTCACCCGCACCGGGCTGCTGATCGGCACGGACCCGCTGAACGATCTCGCCGTGCTCGCAGTGGACGACGTCTACGAGGTCGCCGACCTCGGACTGGGCGACAACGTGCGACTCGGCCAGTACGCGATCGTGCACGACGTCGCCGCCGAAACGCTGCGGGTCGACGGCCGCGTGCTGTCGCTGGCACGGTCGGTCGACTTCGCCGACACACGACTCCACGGCCTCCTGGCGTATTCGAGCCCCGAGGGTGCGCCGATCCCCGGTGCCGCGGTGTTCGACGCCGAGGGCAGGGTCATCGGTGTGACCGTCGCGGCCACCACCGGGGATGACGCCCTCGGACTCGCCGTTCCCATCGAATCGGCGGTGCGGGTGGGAACATCACTCGTCGACTACGGAACGCCGGACCACCCCTGGCTCGGCATCCAGGGGGCCGACGCGGACCAGGATCGCCTCGACGGCCTGCCGGTGGACGGCGGCGTCGTCGTCCTGCACGCCTTCACCGACGGCCCGGCAGCCCGGGCCGGTCTGCTTCCCGGTGACATCGTCACCGAGGTGGCGAACACCCCGGTACGCACCATGTCGGACCTCGTCATGACCATTCGCTACACCGGTCCCGACGCACCGGTCGTGGTGAGGTACCTGCGCAACGGGATCGAGCGCACCACCGAGGTCACCCTCGGCCACCGCTCCGAGTCCCCCGTCGCCGCCGACTGA
- a CDS encoding molybdenum cofactor biosynthesis protein MoaE yields the protein MQPRGDDDTWVGISGDRLPTAEALSWAGTPDCGAVVLFSGNARDHSDGRPEVSDLEYEAYESQVEPRLRSLADEARARWSSVRRIVMIHRVGRVEIGEAAVIVVAAAPHRDDAFSAGRFCIDALKATVPIWKRERWRDGESWGLEAQHLVEIDQFGSGPDGDGPRDDADPKASGSGR from the coding sequence GTGCAACCTCGCGGAGACGACGACACCTGGGTCGGCATCAGCGGGGACCGGTTGCCGACCGCCGAAGCTCTCTCGTGGGCGGGTACCCCGGACTGCGGAGCGGTGGTGCTCTTCAGCGGGAATGCCCGCGATCACTCCGATGGTCGTCCCGAGGTCTCGGACCTCGAGTACGAGGCCTACGAGTCCCAGGTCGAACCACGACTGCGGTCGCTCGCAGATGAGGCTCGTGCCCGCTGGAGTTCGGTGCGACGGATCGTCATGATCCACCGGGTGGGTCGTGTCGAGATCGGCGAGGCAGCCGTCATCGTCGTGGCCGCGGCGCCCCATCGCGACGACGCGTTCTCGGCGGGTCGATTCTGTATCGACGCGCTGAAGGCAACTGTGCCGATCTGGAAGCGCGAGCGTTGGCGCGACGGAGAGAGCTGGGGTCTCGAGGCCCAACACCTGGTGGAGATCGACCAGTTCGGCAGCGGCCCCGACGGTGACGGACCTCGAGATGACGCAGACCCGAAGGCATCCGGGTCCGGCCGGTGA